The genomic segment CCCATATTGAAACTTTCGAATCGCAGATTTACTTCTTGTTGTAAATAGTTACTCACCGACCTACTAAACAACTAGTTGTTTTTACAACGCTTACTTCCGGTTTCTGGTTATCGCATTCTCTTTCCTGTATTTAGCGACGTAACGGTTTCTATAGTGACGTACATGCAAACAGCTGTTATCCTGACAAAAGTTAGACAACCAACTGGTGAAATATTGTGACCAATAGAGTAACttgttacatttactcaagtactgtacttaagtactatTTGAAGTAgttgtactttatttgagtatttccattttatgttgctttatacttctactccattacatGTCAGAGGgcaacattgtactttttactccactacagttaTTTTACAGCTATACTTCCTAGcttcttttcagattttacattaaaattcatATGACAACCTTATAACATACAATACATAGTTTAAGATTAAACCCGTgctttccaacctttttggttttttagcgcttaaaaaaaaattattgtccTGCAGGGGCTTCTAATCATGTTTAAGAGGTATATGAGTTGTTAGAAATGATTTTCCACCTCTATGTCAGTTGGTTAAACCTCAGAAGGGGTAAAGTTATCCAATATTTTATCCaaatccagtatttcacaataatatttttttaacttttcgcCCTGGCAATGAACATTCCCTGGTTTTGACAAAGCGCGAGGGAAAGAGCGACAAGAACTGATCCAGGAGGAAATTGAGGCaactgtggaggaggagaggaccAACACAGTAGTGGCAATGAGACAGCCAGGTGCCTGGACCAAATGGGAGCAGGTGATGGAGTGGAAGGTGGATCCACAACACATCCAGCTTAAGAAATCCTTCCAAGTCCATCCAACCTGAACTGCTGGGGCATTGCAGAACAACCAGCTTGCCCCCTCTGTGAGAAGACCAGCATGCTTGAGCATATCCTGAGTTGCTGCCCTGGAGTTCTTGCCAACAGTCACTATCGTTGGCGGCATGACCAGGTCCTCCAGACAATTGCAGAGACCATCTGCATCGCTTTTAACATCTGCCGGACGACAGGGCCAAGAAAGACCAACAATAGAACACCAGAAAGCTTTTCACTTCACAAGACTGGAAGCTGAAAGCAAACCTGGGAATGCAGCTGCGGTTCCCTTCCCACATCACAGAGACTACACTGCAGCCCGATATTGTGCTGTGGTCAAAGCACGTTCTTATGCTTGAGATCACCATGGGAAGAACCAGTGGAGGAGGCCTACGAGTGGAAAAGAGCAAAGTATGAGGAGCTTAAGAACGACTGCCAAAGAAGAGGCTGAAGAGCCAAGTGTCGGCATGCGGATATTGGGGGTTTGCAGGCCAGTAACTTTGCAAGGCATACGCTGCACTGGGAATcacaggagagagacaaaggctCTGCATCTACCGGCACAGAGGCAGTTGAGAAAGAGTCAAGATGGCTCTTGCTAAAGACAACTGATCCGTGGGCTACTGCTACTGCACAGGCCAGGGTCTGATCAGCCCTAGTCAGGTCGCCTTGGCGAGGATGTATGATCAGGAAGATGTTTCTGGAAGAAAAATTAGAAGTGATTTCCCATCTCTACTTCAGATAGTTAAACCTCAGGagtaaaattatccagtatttcacaccaaaagtagagaaaagtctgaaaaatgaatctgtttttgtgaatcagaactttgtttttcctctttccactcCCATTAATCATTTTACCCCTGATATTTATCATGAggccctttggaggggcccgactGCTAGCTTGGGAACCACTGAACTAAACCAGCTAATTGTATATAAAGTAGTGAAAACTTGCTCCACCTCTTACTTAcgtaagattttgaatgcaggacttttacttgtaatggagtacttttacattgtagcatttgtacttttacttaaataaggGATCTGAGTACAAATCAAAAAGAGTGGTAGTAAGTAAGGGTACTCCTTACTAGGGTTTTTGTTACCAGTTTTCTTGTCAGAGTTCCACAGATGAAAttctttaaatacttttaaagaaataaaatagtaaaataaaatagtattCTGGGGGTGCCTTTATTAGAGTACCAGCAAAGGAGTGAAACAAGCTGAGAAAGAGGGGGTTTTGACACACAACAAATGTTTCTTGATGGAATTGAACCAGGGATGTTGCAGTAACAGTATATGTTGTTAACCACCACCCATCCCTTAACAACCTCAGAATACCACAATATGAAAGGGTTCTCTCAAAAGTAAAGATATAAGTAAAGTTTTTAGGAATTTAACTAAAAGTAAAACTGCCCAGGTAGTGTGTAACAACTATCTCTAATGTCACTTACCATTTGATTGCATGAACAGTATAATAAATGGATATACTTAAGTGATGTTCCAGTCATCTACTTAAAATTTTACAGTACAATAGCTaatcactctgttttttttttttgtttttactgtttggcTTGTTTAAAtagattcattttttctgtttctattctTGTATAATgtagaattttatttaaaaaaagtccaAAGCAAACCTAATAACTTTTCAAATCATCCTAatttttattgtagttttactACAAATATGGCAGAAACAATCAAAATCCGTATGTCAGTtcttatgtaaataaaattctaggcattaatattacatataatatatgactacaaaaaacaaaatagacaaaactTACAAAACAGAAGCTTTTGGTAATGTATAAATTCACAGAGAATTCCCTAACTGAACAGATATTTGGGGAATTGAACACAATCCTTAAAATGTTCATAACTACTAACTACTCTACCaaaatgaatgtactgtaaagGAGAAATAGATGAGGATCTTGATAGGGAaatcaggagaagaaaaactcaGCACCGGGATAGAGACAAACTAAGCTCCTGGATTTGTCTCCCAATCTGTTgtatctgaaagaaaaaaatacaaccagaATTAGTCTTAAAACAGCAAGTAGAATAATGTgcaatgaaataaatgtaaatgcttaATATATTTAATCATTCTGTAACATCTTTTATATCTTACTGTACTTAGGCACCAATCCAATAACTCTaattacgttttttttaaatttataataaatataacaatttatatgaaatgtgtttattattctcAGACTTTACCTGTCATTCTCGTTCCCTCCTTGGTCTCAGCTGGAACACCAATCCCGTACTCATTTTCCCCAGTGACTCTGAAAAAGTAGATTCCTCCCTCCTCCAGGTCAGATACCTTATAGGACAGTCGGCGGCATTTGTCTGTGAGTCTTGTCCACCCTTTTCTGCTGATTTCCCGTATGTCCACAAGGTAGTTCTTGACAGGAGCTCCTCCCTCATTCTCAGGGATGTCCCATGTAACTGTGGAAGAGTTCTTTGTCACATCTTTAACTGTTATATGAGTTGGTGGACCCGGGGAATCCAAAACCCTCACATTCAGGGTCAAGGAGGCAGATCCAGCAACATTTTGCAGTTTGACTGTGTATTTGCCAGAGTCGTCACGTGTTGCCCGTTCCACTGTGATAGAGGTAAAGGAGCTGGTGGTGTTGATGAGTCCTCTGACTCTCAGATCTACATCTGCTTTGTCCCATGACACACTGGGAACAGGTTTGCCTGTGAAAGGCACAGTCAAAGTGAAGGAGCTGTCATTTTTAACAAGTAGGGTTTTCCTCATCTCAGTGCTAATATCAAATCTGGGCTCCTCCTCTCTATCAGTGGCTACTTGAGGATCTGTTTCAGGACTAGGCTCACTGATGCCAATCTTATTTATGGATCtgacagtaaataaatattctgtCCCCGATGTGAGTCCAGTTACTGTATACTCTGTTTTATCGGTATTATGAACACCAACAGTCCACTCTTCTTCTGTTAATTTTCTGAATTCAACTTTATACCCTGTAACTGTTGCTCCACCGTCAAACAATGGCTTGTTCCATGACAGAGCGATTGAAGACCTGGATGAATCAACTATGGTGGGCTTTGCTGGAGGGGAAGGTAGAAACTTTGGATCCTCTGCCAGGGTGAGTGGGCACGGAAGACTGGGTTCACTTAGCCCTGCGGCGTTCTCAGCAAAGACTCTGAATTCATACTCACATCCCTCGTGCAGACCAGAGGCTTTGACTCTCAGGTCATAGACTGGCTTTTTATTGACTCTCACCCAGCGAACACCctgcttttcccttttctcaaTGATGTAACCACTGATACGGCTACCACCATCTGAGGCAGGTCTCTTCCAGCAGATAGTCATGGCCTCGCTGGTTGCACTTGTGACCTCAACATCTGTCGGAGAAGATGCAGTAGTAAAGGGATCCATGGCCCTGATGGGCTCACTTTCCAAAGTCTCACCCTCCCCATATTTGTTCACTGCCCTCACTCTAAACAGGTATTCATTTCCTTTGAGCAGCTTGGTTATCTTACAAGTAGTTGCCATCATGTTACCGTACACAAGAGTCCAGGCTACACGGCTGGTTTCACACTTCTCAACAATGTAGTGCATGATCTCAGCACCACCAGTCTCGTGAGGGGGTCCCCATGACAAGGTGCATTTCTCTGCTGAGAGTCCAGACACTTCCAAAGGTCCAGCAGGTGAGCCGGGCCTGTCCAGGACCTTGCAAGTGATAGCTTTAGACGTGGTGCCACCTGTGTTCTGTAGGGTCAGAGTATACTGTCCAGAGTCTTTCCTAACACTTTCTCTGATAAGTAGAGAGGTATGCGTATTTGTTGCAGTTATCTCAATCCTTCCCTTGGTGCCAATATTTCTACCATTCTTCAACCAAAAAACTGTAGGGTTGGGGCGACCAGAGATGTCAGCATCTATTCTTAGGAGGTCTCCTGCTTTGACAATCACCACCTGTTTGAGTTTGTCCTCCAAGGTAATTGTGGGTGGCTCTACATCATGCCGTACAGTAACAGGTCCTGTGGATTCAGATGGTGCACTGAAGAGTTCAGCTGAATTCTTTGCAATCACACGAAAATCATACTGTTCACCCTCAGTGAGGCCAGTCACTTCTAAGAAGGTGTCCAGTAAGTTGGTGAAGTTGCACTTAAGCCAACAACTACCTGGCAGCTCTTTACGCTCAACAATGTAACCAGTTATTTTAGCTCCACCATCATACTCTGGTTTATCCCATGAGATGGAAACTGAGCTGTTAGTTATATTGGTGACTATTAGGTTGCGCGGGGGATCACACTGGTCTCTTGCTGCTACAGGATCAGATGCCCTACTGCAGGGTCCAACACCTGCCATATTCTCAGCACAGACCCGGAACTCATATACTAGGCCCTCTTCAACACTTGTTACCTTGAACTGGTCCTCAGTCACCAAgcttttatttaactttgtcCACAGAATACTGCTTTGATCTTTGCACTCAATATGATATCCGATGATAGTGCTGCCACCATCACTCTCCGGTTTACTCCAAGCAATGACCATTACAGATTTTGAGGCCTGAACAACATGGAGGTTAGTTGGTTGACCAGGGGGCTTGAAAGGATACTGGGCAACAACAGGTTCAGTTTCAGCAAATTGGCTCTTGCCATAGCGGTTCTCTGCAGCAATACAAAACTGATATTCAGTACCCTGTGTCAGACGGGAAATTTTGATTGATGTTCTTGCAACTGTAGCTGACACAGTCTGCCATATTGTGCtatctgtgtctctcttctTAACAACATAATTACTGATTTGAGATCCGCCAGTATAATGTGGGGGCTGCCatgacaaagacacaaagtCAGCGCTCACTTCATCCACTCTGAGGTCACTTGGTGGTCCAGGTctttcaaaaacattaacaaaaatctCAGCAGATGTGCTTCCTACAGAGTTGGTCAGAGTGACCTCATACACACCGACGTCTATCCTGGTTGCATCTTTGATAATGATCTGAGATGATATGTCAGATGTGTGCACATTTACCCTGCTTGTCTCCTTCAGCATGTTGCCATCTTTTTTCCAGGCTACTGTTGGTGGTGGTTCACCCTTGAATGGAACATCAATCTTTAAATCGTTCCCTGCCTTCACACTGAATGTGTTGGACAGCAAATTAATAATGGGCTCAGCACTGTTATCCTTTACGGTAACAGGTGCCAACACAGACTTTGGTTCactctttcccttttcattcACAGCTCTCACTCTAAAGAAGTACTCCTTTCTAATTGTCAGTCCATTAATAGTGACTTCCAGTGCTTTATTCTCTGAACATATAACCCATGTGTCATCTCCATTAGCTTGCATTTCTACAATATAACATGTGATTTTGCTTCCTCCATCGTGGTCAGGCTTCTCCCAAGAGAGTCTCACACTATTGCAAGTGACATCACTGACTGTGATTTTGCCAGGAGGCAGAGGAGCCTCAGACACTTTAATGGCCTCAGCAGTCTCTGCTGGAAGTCCAGCCCCAAACTCGTTCACAGCCAGGACACGGAAATAATAAAAGTGTCCTTCCTGGAGATTGTCAATCTTGTATGAGTTTCTCACACAGCTGCTACAGACACTTGTGAATGCCTTTCtaccctcctctctcttctctatgATGTAGTGTGAAATCTTTGCTCCTCCATCAATGAGAGGTGCCTCCCAGGAGATGGACACTGAGTCTCTCTTCACATCCTTCACCTCTAGGTTTGTTGGTGCACTAGGAGAGTCCAGTACTCTCACACTGATGAATGCTGATTTAGACCCACTGTAGTTCTCAGCAGTCAACACATACTTTCCTGTGTCATTTCTATTCACGTTCTCAATCAATAGCACTGTGTAGGAGCTTGTTACCTCAATTTGAGCATGCTCACTGAGAATACCACCTTCCTTTGACCATTTAATCTCAGGCTCTGGCCTTCCTTTAATGGTGACAAAGAGACGTAATGCAGAACAGGCTCGAACGGTCACGATCTTCCTCAAGGCAGCGTCCAACTCAATCTCAGGTGCCTCCAatttttcagctgctttcatgGAGCCAGGTAGATCCACATGCTCTCCAACTCCAGCAGCATTCATTGCACGTATACGAAAATTGTAGTCTGTATTTTCTCTCAATCTCTTCACAGTGAAGTTTGTTTCTGCTACACCTGTGCCCGGTGTGCATGTAATCCACTCATCCTCTACTGTTTCTTTCATCTCAACTACAAATCCACTGATGGCTGCTCCGCCGTCATAGATGGGCTTTGACCAGGTCAGAGACACAGTACTGCTGGAGTAGTCTGTCACTTTAGGATTGGTTGGGGGGCCAGGTGGGTATATAGCTTCACAGACTTTTATAAAGTCACTTGGCTCACTGGGTGCACCCACACCAGCAGCATTCTCTGCCAGTACTCTAAACTGATAGTAATGTCCCTCAGTGAGCCCTGGGCATCGGAAACGCAAATCATTAAGTCTTCGCTTGTTGCATTTAGTCCACCTGACACCTTCTTTGTCACGTTTCTCCAGGATGTAGCCATCAATGTCTGAGCCTCCATCATTCTCTGGCCTTTCCCATGTTAGCACTATAGAGTCACCCGTCACAGCGCTGGCTTTAGGGGTAGAAGGTGCACTAGGTGTTGTAAAAGGGTTTTGTGCAATGAATGGGTCTGATTCCAAAAATTCACCAACACCAAATTTATTCACTGCAGCGATTCTGAATATATATTCTTTGCCAGGCATCAGTTTTGTCACTTTGTAACTGACAGCTTCAACATGAGTTTCAACCCCTGTCCATGTAACACGGCTGGTCTCCCTTTTTTCAATTATGTAGTGGGAAACACAGGCACCGCCATCATTTAAAGGGGGGTTCCAGTGAAGATTACACTTTTCTGCACTGACAACTTTCACCTTCAGATGTCCATCAGGAGGACCAGGCCTATCCAGGACCTTCACATTAACTGGCATAGATGTAGTTCCACCAATGTTACTCAAGCTCAATACAAAGTGGCCCCCATCCACTCGTGTACAGTCCCTGACAGTCAGAGTTGTGTGAGTGAGGGTGTTTCTGACCTCCATTCTCGGTGTGGCTTTGTCAATTTCTTTTCCGTCTTTGAGCCAAACTACTTCAGGAAGGGGCTTCCCAAAGTAATCAGCATCAATAACGAATGTCCC from the Xiphias gladius isolate SHS-SW01 ecotype Sanya breed wild chromosome 8, ASM1685928v1, whole genome shotgun sequence genome contains:
- the LOC120793383 gene encoding titin-like, producing the protein MEASNSEMGKKAEDKAHALNINMTPDTDAELTGGTSHSPSTLIVQGSSYTSTETGQDNPRVPPGPIADKENAIKPTLQITFNTFTVKNGEDLKVEIPVVGHPAPKIEWKRNGQAVKETSRLEVSATPSLTVLHIRHAAREHSGKYSITASNCAGKVTGEISVVVLEKPDPPTGPVRIDEVSSDYVTISWEPPEYMGGCQLDNYIVEKREITSTEWQTVSATTVRTTVKVTKLKTGSEYQFRVFAENRYGKSTAVTSPIVIAQYPFSVPAPPGPPFVSTVTKYSMVVEWEPPAKDGGSPIVGYHLERKEKNSILWTKLNKLVLPDARFKTSGLEEGIEYEFRVFAENIAGLSSSSKISECYVARDPCDPPGKPEAVVITRENITLQWAKPRYDGGSTITGYVVEKKELPAGRWMKANFNNVIENQFTVTGLTGGHSYEFRVTAKNGAGVWSTPSESVTIIAQDVIEGPTAFIDPKFKSTIVVQAGGTFVIDADYFGKPLPEVVWLKDGKEIDKATPRMEVRNTLTHTTLTVRDCTRVDGGHFVLSLSNIGGTTSMPVNVKVLDRPGPPDGHLKVKVVSAEKCNLHWNPPLNDGGACVSHYIIEKRETSRVTWTGVETHVEAVSYKVTKLMPGKEYIFRIAAVNKFGVGEFLESDPFIAQNPFTTPSAPSTPKASAVTGDSIVLTWERPENDGGSDIDGYILEKRDKEGVRWTKCNKRRLNDLRFRCPGLTEGHYYQFRVLAENAAGVGAPSEPSDFIKVCEAIYPPGPPTNPKVTDYSSSTVSLTWSKPIYDGGAAISGFVVEMKETVEDEWITCTPGTGVAETNFTVKRLRENTDYNFRIRAMNAAGVGEHVDLPGSMKAAEKLEAPEIELDAALRKIVTVRACSALRLFVTIKGRPEPEIKWSKEGGILSEHAQIEVTSSYTVLLIENVNRNDTGKYVLTAENYSGSKSAFISVRVLDSPSAPTNLEVKDVKRDSVSISWEAPLIDGGAKISHYIIEKREEGRKAFTSVCSSCVRNSYKIDNLQEGHFYYFRVLAVNEFGAGLPAETAEAIKVSEAPLPPGKITVSDVTCNSVRLSWEKPDHDGGSKITCYIVEMQANGDDTWVICSENKALEVTINGLTIRKEYFFRVRAVNEKGKSEPKSVLAPVTVKDNSAEPIINLLSNTFSVKAGNDLKIDVPFKGEPPPTVAWKKDGNMLKETSRVNVHTSDISSQIIIKDATRIDVGVYEVTLTNSVGSTSAEIFVNVFERPGPPSDLRVDEVSADFVSLSWQPPHYTGGSQISNYVVKKRDTDSTIWQTVSATVARTSIKISRLTQGTEYQFCIAAENRYGKSQFAETEPVVAQYPFKPPGQPTNLHVVQASKSVMVIAWSKPESDGGSTIIGYHIECKDQSSILWTKLNKSLVTEDQFKVTSVEEGLVYEFRVCAENMAGVGPCSRASDPVAARDQCDPPRNLIVTNITNSSVSISWDKPEYDGGAKITGYIVERKELPGSCWLKCNFTNLLDTFLEVTGLTEGEQYDFRVIAKNSAELFSAPSESTGPVTVRHDVEPPTITLEDKLKQVVIVKAGDLLRIDADISGRPNPTVFWLKNGRNIGTKGRIEITATNTHTSLLIRESVRKDSGQYTLTLQNTGGTTSKAITCKVLDRPGSPAGPLEVSGLSAEKCTLSWGPPHETGGAEIMHYIVEKCETSRVAWTLVYGNMMATTCKITKLLKGNEYLFRVRAVNKYGEGETLESEPIRAMDPFTTASSPTDVEVTSATSEAMTICWKRPASDGGSRISGYIIEKREKQGVRWVRVNKKPVYDLRVKASGLHEGCEYEFRVFAENAAGLSEPSLPCPLTLAEDPKFLPSPPAKPTIVDSSRSSIALSWNKPLFDGGATVTGYKVEFRKLTEEEWTVGVHNTDKTEYTVTGLTSGTEYLFTVRSINKIGISEPSPETDPQVATDREEEPRFDISTEMRKTLLVKNDSSFTLTVPFTGKPVPSVSWDKADVDLRVRGLINTTSSFTSITVERATRDDSGKYTVKLQNVAGSASLTLNVRVLDSPGPPTHITVKDVTKNSSTVTWDIPENEGGAPVKNYLVDIREISRKGWTRLTDKCRRLSYKVSDLEEGGIYFFRVTGENEYGIGVPAETKEGTRMTDTTDWETNPGA